The following proteins are encoded in a genomic region of Ornithodoros turicata isolate Travis chromosome 6, ASM3712646v1, whole genome shotgun sequence:
- the LOC135399085 gene encoding acyl-protein thioesterase 1-like, protein MHLQFSRCMGNTASSMPSPVIVSATAKHTATVIFMHGLGDTGLGWSPILEAIRQPHIKYICPTAPTIPVTLNGGMPMPAWFDLFSLNPNGAEDEAGIKSATECIHRLIHEEEKLGIPSHRIVLGGFSMGGALALYSGFKLSKPLAGMLGLSCWLPLYKEFPAGAAGNQDTSVLLCHGDSDDLVPLKWGALTCELLKSFVKSVDMKQYRGMGHSSCEEEMKDISTFLQSRLPPV, encoded by the exons ATGCACCTGCAGTTCTCTCGGTGTATGGGAAACACGGCTTCAAGCATGCCGTCGCCAGTGATAGTGTCCGCTACAGCCAAGCATACAGCTACG GTTATTTTTATGCACGGCTTAGGAGACACAGG TCTGGGGTGGTCGCCAATCTTGGAAGCTATACGACAACCACACATAAAGTACATCTGCCCCACTGC CCCAACAATACCAGTCACACTAAATGGTGGCATGCCAATGCCTGCCTGGTTCGACCTTTTCTCCTTGAACCCTAATGGAGCAGAAGATGAAGCCGGCatcaagagtgctacagaatGTA TTCACAGGTTGATACACGAAGAGGAAAAACTTGGCATTCCGTCGCACCGAATTGTCCTAGGTGGATTTAGTATGGGTGGTGCCTTGGCTTTGTATTCGGGCTTCAAGCTATCAAAACCCCTCGCTGGAATGTTAGGCCTCAGCTGCTGGCTACCTCTTTACAAGGAATTTCCAGCA GGAGCTGCAGGAAACCAGGACACGTCGGTGCTACTTTGTCATGGTGACAGTGATGACCTAGTACCGCTCAAGTGGGGTGCCCTCACCTGTGAGCTTCTCAAAAGCTTTGTCAAGTCCGTCGACATGAAGCAGTACCGAGGCATGGGTCATTCCTCTTGTGAAGAG GAAATGAAAGACATCAGCACATTCCTACAGTCCAGGCTGCCACCAGTGTGA
- the LOC135399083 gene encoding transcription initiation factor TFIID subunit 2-like isoform X1 yields the protein MKPSTTTQMVKMKKPGKPHEIQRPYKLSHQVLCITSINFQRQSLIGFVELTLIPTRTDVRWIRINCKQCRVYRVRINDQIEAPYQYNDPTLEICQGEVKQRNLDHFSASHSAAVASVNPGLGCGELSIKIPVEASHLVQEGKLLRVSVEFSLERPQGGIHFVVPDCEGSLAERGAHIFTYGYENSSRLWFPCIDSYADPCTWKMEFTVDSTMIAVSCGDLVETVYTSDMRKKTFHYHLATPTSAPNIALAVGPFEVFVDPQMHEVTHFCLPHLLPLLKQCTNFLHEAFEFYEELLSSRYPYSCYKQVFVAEAYVPVDPYATMTILSINLLHSKHIIDEAYTSRKLMARAVAEQFFGCFISMHTWADTWLPKGISAYLAGQYNKKAFGNNEYRYWVQQDMKRVIAYEQEFGGILLDPSGLDSSPFHFPLDNLHTSSPRYTEMISTKAHLVIRMLEDRIGRELLLQVFNKLLSLASSAAQQKVTMNMWHNMLLSTSSFQKAIFIVTGKDIKIFLEQWVRQGGHSKFHGTFVFNRKRNTVELEIKQTETQATGIKCYVGPLTVTIQELDGTFEHHLQIEENATKHDITCHSKSRRNKKKKIPLCTGEEVDMDLSAMDADSPVLWIRVDPDMRLLRQVVFEQPDYQWQYQLRYERDVTSQMEAIEALERFPTPATRLALTDTIENEHCFYRVRCAATFCLRKVANNMVSTWAGPPAMMTIFKKMFGSHSCPHIIRQNNFSNFQHYFLQKTIPVAMAGLRTIHGICPPEVMKFLLDLFKYNENSKNKFSDNYYRTALVEALGETVTPVVSVVAQTGQPITSDSLSADTKLILEEITRCLNLEKLLPCYKFTVTVGCLRAIRKLQKMGHLPNISALFRDYAQYGQFIDVRLAALEALVDYTTVDGNADDLNFLLDIIENDPIPRVRVSLLRMLTDNPPFKRKDDSIFNTEELVERLWKLMNSGLSHDSCIRCAVVDLYYVLYGRGRPSCLPVPDLAVVVNLKEKKAKLNVPPPSQGMPDIFMANLQPKMEHHSSASLGVELLAEAALTASEQLQTEVVVMGEEEIMVEEEHSPTQMSTQPLEVGSVPGFQPIAYMTSEPGKETIIPLPQPVMAGVVHHGEASRSSVESGPVVVTAPPPVQPPDINYSDDSQSKSLPGIAGTSMHQPTGFDSSMFRKSDSQSPDIPQSIPAGLALNPSASFVRPSVEGEDLSSKLHKDKKKKKKNKKHKHKHKHKHDKLLDKERFYSSGGSTNQSPATFSGGSPQHEII from the exons ATGAAGCCCTCCACCACAACCCAGATGGTGAAAATGAAAAAGCCAGGAAAACCACACGAGATCCAGCGGCCGTACAAATT GTCCCATCAGGTGCTGTGTATCACAAGCATCAACTTTCAACGGCAGTCGCTTATA GGGTTCGTAGAGCTGACATTGATCCCTACGAGAACCGACGTTCGCTGGATTCGTATCAACTGCAAGCAGTGT CGTGTCTACCGGGTGAGGATTAATGATCAAATAGAAGCACCGTACCAGTACAATGATCCAACCCTGGAAATATGCCAGGGTGAAGTCAAACA GCGAAACCTCGATCACTTCTCAGCCTCTCATTCAGCTGCTGTCGCATCTGTAAATCCAGGTCTTGGCTGTGGCGAGCTGTCAATTAAGATACCTGTCGAAGCTTCACACTTAGTACAAG AGGGCAAGCTCCTCCGCGTCAGTGTCGAATTCTCTTTGGAGCGGCCGCAGGGAGGAATTCATTTTGTGGTTCCAGATTGTGAAGGATCCCTTGCCGAG CGAGGGGCTCACATATTTACGTACGGATACGAAAACTCATCGAG GTTATGGTTCCCTTGCATCGACTCATATGCGGATCCCTGCACCTGGAAAATGGAGTTCACGGTGGACTCTACAATGATCGCAGTCTCATGTGGAGATCTTGTGGAAACAGTGTACACGTCCGACATGCGGAAAAAAACGTTTCACTACCACCTTGCTACGCCGACTTCAGCACCGAACATAGCGTTAGCTGTAGG ACCATTTGAGGTATTTGTGGACCCTCAAATGCATGAAGTTACCCACTTCTGCCTTCCACACCTTCTACCACTGCTCAAGCAATGCACCAATTTTCTTCACGAA GCATTTGAATTCTACGAAGAGCTGTTATCCAGTCGTTATCCATACTCTTGCTACAAGCAGGTCTTTGTAGCTGAAGCCTACGTCCCAGTGGATCCCTATGCGACTATGACGATTCTCAG CATAAATTTGTTGCATTCCAAGCACATCATTGACGAAGCTTACACGTCTCGAAAGCTCATGGCAAGGGCAGTAGCCGAGCAATTTTTCGGCTGTTTCATTTCAATGCACACCTG GGCTGATACGTGGCTGCCAAAAGGAATTTCTGCTTACTTAGCTGGCCAGTACAACAAAAAGGCATTTGGCAACAACGAGTACAGGTACTGGGTTCAACAG GACATGAAAAGGGTGATCGCCTATGAGCAAGAATTTGGAGGCATTCTGCTTGACCCAAGTGGCCTAGACAGCAGTCCCTTCCACTTTCCTCTGGATAATTTGCACACATCATCACCACGTTACACGGAGATGATCAGCACCAAGGCACATCTCGTGATTCGCATGTTGGAAGATCGTATTGGCAGAGAGCTACTGTTGCAG GTCTTCAACAAGCTCTTGTCGTTGGCAAGCTCTGCCGCTCAGCAGAAGGTGACAATGAACATGTGGCACAACATGCTGCTTTCAACCAGTAGT TTTCAGAAAGCCATTTTCATTGTGACTGGCAAGGACATAAAAATTTTCCTCGAACAGTGGGT GAGACAGGGCGGTCACTCAAAGTTTCACGGAACATTTGTGTTCAATCGAAAGAGGAACACGGTTGAACTGGAAATTAAACAGACGGAGACACAGGCAACAGGAATAAAATGCTACGTT GGTCCACTAACGGTCACCATTCAAGAACTCGATGGAACATTCGAACATCATCTGCAGATTGAGGAGAATGCTACAAAACATGACATTACTTGCCACTCTAAAAGTAGAAG gaacaagaaaaaaaagattccACTCTGTACCGGGGAAGAAGTGGACATGGATTTAAGCGCTATGGA CGCTGACTCCCCAGTGCTGTGGATCAGAGTTGACCCTGACATGCGACTGCTGCGACAAGTCGTTTTTGAACAACCTGACTACCAGTGGCAGTACCAACTCCGCTACGAACGTGACgtgacttcacaaatggag GCAATTGAGGCTTTGGAGAGGTTCCCTACTCCGGCAACCAGGCTTGCACTTACAGACACGATAGAGAATGAGCACTGCTTCTACAGGGTTCGGTGTGCAGCTACGTTCTGCTTGCGAAAG GTTGCCAACAACATGGTGTCGACATGGGCTGGACCACCAGCGATGATGACAATTTTCAAGAAAATGTTTGGTTCTCACTCCTGCCCACACATCATTCGACAAAATAACTTCTCGAATTTCCAGCATTATTTTCTGCAGAAA ACGATTCCCGTTGCCATGGCTGGATTGCGGACCATCCACGGCATATGTCCACCCGAAGTTATGAAGTTCCTGCTGGACTTGTTCAAATATAATGAGAACAGCAAAAACAAA TTCTCTGACAACTACTACAGGACGGCTCTCGTTGAAGCACTCGGTGAAACTGTCACTCCTGTGGTTTCTGTCGTTGCACAGACAGG ACAACCCATAACATCAGACTCGCTGTCAGCTGACACCAAGCTTATCTTGGAAGAAATCACACGGTGCCTCAACTTGGAAAAGCTGTTGCCTTGCTACAAGTTCACGGTTACGGTTGG ATGCCTGAGAGCAATCCGTAAGCTCCAGAAAATGGGGCACCTTCCTAACATCTCAGCCCTGTTCAGGGACTATGCACAATATGGTCAGTTCATTGATGTGAGGTTAGCAGCTCTGGAAGCACTAGTGGATTACACGACAG TTGATGGCAACGCCGATGACCTGAACTTCCTGCTGGACATCATTGAGAATGATCCTATCCCGCGAGTAAG GGTCTCCCTGTTGCGAATGCTGACTGACAATCCCCCGTTCAAGAGGAAAGATGATAGCATATTCAATACTGAGGAACTAGTGGAGCGACTGTGGAAACTGATGAA CTCCGGTCTCTCCCATGACTCGTGCATACGATGCGCTGTGGTTGACCTCTACTACGTGCTGTACGGAAGAGGTAGACCGTCTTGTCTGCCTGTGCCTGAT ctggcTGTAGTTGTCAATCTCaaggaaaagaaagcaaagTTAAATGTGCCTCCCCCCAGCCAAGGGATGCCAGACATTTTCATG GCAAACTTGCAGCCCAAGATGGAACACCACTCATCTGCATCGCTGGGTGTGGAACTCCTCGCCGAGGCTGCGTTGACCGCGAGCGAACAGTTGCAGACGGAAGTTGTAGTCATGGGAGAAGAAGAGATCATGGTCGAGGAAGAGCACTCTCCAACCCAGATGTCCACACAACCCCTAGAGGTGGGCAGCGTGCCGGGGTTCCAGCCCATAGCTTATATGACTTCGGAGCCAGGAAAG GAAACAATAATACCGTTGCCTCAGCCTGTCATGGCGGGCGTCGTGCATCATGGAGAGGCATCGAGGAGCAGCGTGGAATCCGGACCGGTCGTCGTCACAGCACCTCCTCCTGTGCAGCCTCCCGACATCAACTACTCCGACGACTCCCAGTCTAAGTCTCTTCCCGGGATAGCCG GAACGTCGATGCATCAGCCTACTGGCTTCGACTCGAGCATGTTCAGAAAGTCAGATTCACAGTCGCCCGACATCCCGCAGAGCATTCCTGCAGGGCTTGCATTGAACCCGTCAGCATCATTCGTGCGGCCTTCGGTGGAGGGAGAAGACCTCAGCTCCAAGCTTCACaaagacaagaagaagaaaaagaagaacaagaagcACAAGCATAAACACAAGCACAAGCATGACAAGTTGTTGGATAAAGAGCGATTCTACAGTTCAGGGGGAAGCACAAATCAGTCCCCAGCCACATTTAGTGGTGGAAGTCCTCAGCATGAGATAATTTGA
- the LOC135399083 gene encoding transcription initiation factor TFIID subunit 2-like isoform X2 codes for MKPSTTTQMVKMKKPGKPHEIQRPYKLSHQVLCITSINFQRQSLIGFVELTLIPTRTDVRWIRINCKQCRVYRVRINDQIEAPYQYNDPTLEICQGEVKQRNLDHFSASHSAAVASVNPGLGCGELSIKIPVEASHLVQEGKLLRVSVEFSLERPQGGIHFVVPDCEGSLAERGAHIFTYGYENSSRLWFPCIDSYADPCTWKMEFTVDSTMIAVSCGDLVETVYTSDMRKKTFHYHLATPTSAPNIALAVGPFEVFVDPQMHEVTHFCLPHLLPLLKQCTNFLHEAFEFYEELLSSRYPYSCYKQVFVAEAYVPVDPYATMTILSINLLHSKHIIDEAYTSRKLMARAVAEQFFGCFISMHTWADTWLPKGISAYLAGQYNKKAFGNNEYRYWVQQDMKRVIAYEQEFGGILLDPSGLDSSPFHFPLDNLHTSSPRYTEMISTKAHLVIRMLEDRIGRELLLQVFNKLLSLASSAAQQKVTMNMWHNMLLSTSSFQKAIFIVTGKDIKIFLEQWVRQGGHSKFHGTFVFNRKRNTVELEIKQTETQATGIKCYVGPLTVTIQELDGTFEHHLQIEENATKHDITCHSKSRRNKKKKIPLCTGEEVDMDLSAMDADSPVLWIRVDPDMRLLRQVVFEQPDYQWQYQLRYERDVTSQMEAIEALERFPTPATRLALTDTIENEHCFYRVRCAATFCLRKVANNMVSTWAGPPAMMTIFKKMFGSHSCPHIIRQNNFSNFQHYFLQKTIPVAMAGLRTIHGICPPEVMKFLLDLFKYNENSKNKFSDNYYRTALVEALGETVTPVVSVVAQTGQPITSDSLSADTKLILEEITRCLNLEKLLPCYKFTVTVGCLRAIRKLQKMGHLPNISALFRDYAQYGQFIDVRLAALEALVDYTTVDGNADDLNFLLDIIENDPIPRVRVSLLRMLTDNPPFKRKDDSIFNTEELVERLWKLMNSGLSHDSCIRCAVVDLYYVLYGRGRPSCLPVPDLAVVVNLKEKKAKLNVPPPSQGMPDIFMPKMEHHSSASLGVELLAEAALTASEQLQTEVVVMGEEEIMVEEEHSPTQMSTQPLEVGSVPGFQPIAYMTSEPGKETIIPLPQPVMAGVVHHGEASRSSVESGPVVVTAPPPVQPPDINYSDDSQSKSLPGIAGTSMHQPTGFDSSMFRKSDSQSPDIPQSIPAGLALNPSASFVRPSVEGEDLSSKLHKDKKKKKKNKKHKHKHKHKHDKLLDKERFYSSGGSTNQSPATFSGGSPQHEII; via the exons ATGAAGCCCTCCACCACAACCCAGATGGTGAAAATGAAAAAGCCAGGAAAACCACACGAGATCCAGCGGCCGTACAAATT GTCCCATCAGGTGCTGTGTATCACAAGCATCAACTTTCAACGGCAGTCGCTTATA GGGTTCGTAGAGCTGACATTGATCCCTACGAGAACCGACGTTCGCTGGATTCGTATCAACTGCAAGCAGTGT CGTGTCTACCGGGTGAGGATTAATGATCAAATAGAAGCACCGTACCAGTACAATGATCCAACCCTGGAAATATGCCAGGGTGAAGTCAAACA GCGAAACCTCGATCACTTCTCAGCCTCTCATTCAGCTGCTGTCGCATCTGTAAATCCAGGTCTTGGCTGTGGCGAGCTGTCAATTAAGATACCTGTCGAAGCTTCACACTTAGTACAAG AGGGCAAGCTCCTCCGCGTCAGTGTCGAATTCTCTTTGGAGCGGCCGCAGGGAGGAATTCATTTTGTGGTTCCAGATTGTGAAGGATCCCTTGCCGAG CGAGGGGCTCACATATTTACGTACGGATACGAAAACTCATCGAG GTTATGGTTCCCTTGCATCGACTCATATGCGGATCCCTGCACCTGGAAAATGGAGTTCACGGTGGACTCTACAATGATCGCAGTCTCATGTGGAGATCTTGTGGAAACAGTGTACACGTCCGACATGCGGAAAAAAACGTTTCACTACCACCTTGCTACGCCGACTTCAGCACCGAACATAGCGTTAGCTGTAGG ACCATTTGAGGTATTTGTGGACCCTCAAATGCATGAAGTTACCCACTTCTGCCTTCCACACCTTCTACCACTGCTCAAGCAATGCACCAATTTTCTTCACGAA GCATTTGAATTCTACGAAGAGCTGTTATCCAGTCGTTATCCATACTCTTGCTACAAGCAGGTCTTTGTAGCTGAAGCCTACGTCCCAGTGGATCCCTATGCGACTATGACGATTCTCAG CATAAATTTGTTGCATTCCAAGCACATCATTGACGAAGCTTACACGTCTCGAAAGCTCATGGCAAGGGCAGTAGCCGAGCAATTTTTCGGCTGTTTCATTTCAATGCACACCTG GGCTGATACGTGGCTGCCAAAAGGAATTTCTGCTTACTTAGCTGGCCAGTACAACAAAAAGGCATTTGGCAACAACGAGTACAGGTACTGGGTTCAACAG GACATGAAAAGGGTGATCGCCTATGAGCAAGAATTTGGAGGCATTCTGCTTGACCCAAGTGGCCTAGACAGCAGTCCCTTCCACTTTCCTCTGGATAATTTGCACACATCATCACCACGTTACACGGAGATGATCAGCACCAAGGCACATCTCGTGATTCGCATGTTGGAAGATCGTATTGGCAGAGAGCTACTGTTGCAG GTCTTCAACAAGCTCTTGTCGTTGGCAAGCTCTGCCGCTCAGCAGAAGGTGACAATGAACATGTGGCACAACATGCTGCTTTCAACCAGTAGT TTTCAGAAAGCCATTTTCATTGTGACTGGCAAGGACATAAAAATTTTCCTCGAACAGTGGGT GAGACAGGGCGGTCACTCAAAGTTTCACGGAACATTTGTGTTCAATCGAAAGAGGAACACGGTTGAACTGGAAATTAAACAGACGGAGACACAGGCAACAGGAATAAAATGCTACGTT GGTCCACTAACGGTCACCATTCAAGAACTCGATGGAACATTCGAACATCATCTGCAGATTGAGGAGAATGCTACAAAACATGACATTACTTGCCACTCTAAAAGTAGAAG gaacaagaaaaaaaagattccACTCTGTACCGGGGAAGAAGTGGACATGGATTTAAGCGCTATGGA CGCTGACTCCCCAGTGCTGTGGATCAGAGTTGACCCTGACATGCGACTGCTGCGACAAGTCGTTTTTGAACAACCTGACTACCAGTGGCAGTACCAACTCCGCTACGAACGTGACgtgacttcacaaatggag GCAATTGAGGCTTTGGAGAGGTTCCCTACTCCGGCAACCAGGCTTGCACTTACAGACACGATAGAGAATGAGCACTGCTTCTACAGGGTTCGGTGTGCAGCTACGTTCTGCTTGCGAAAG GTTGCCAACAACATGGTGTCGACATGGGCTGGACCACCAGCGATGATGACAATTTTCAAGAAAATGTTTGGTTCTCACTCCTGCCCACACATCATTCGACAAAATAACTTCTCGAATTTCCAGCATTATTTTCTGCAGAAA ACGATTCCCGTTGCCATGGCTGGATTGCGGACCATCCACGGCATATGTCCACCCGAAGTTATGAAGTTCCTGCTGGACTTGTTCAAATATAATGAGAACAGCAAAAACAAA TTCTCTGACAACTACTACAGGACGGCTCTCGTTGAAGCACTCGGTGAAACTGTCACTCCTGTGGTTTCTGTCGTTGCACAGACAGG ACAACCCATAACATCAGACTCGCTGTCAGCTGACACCAAGCTTATCTTGGAAGAAATCACACGGTGCCTCAACTTGGAAAAGCTGTTGCCTTGCTACAAGTTCACGGTTACGGTTGG ATGCCTGAGAGCAATCCGTAAGCTCCAGAAAATGGGGCACCTTCCTAACATCTCAGCCCTGTTCAGGGACTATGCACAATATGGTCAGTTCATTGATGTGAGGTTAGCAGCTCTGGAAGCACTAGTGGATTACACGACAG TTGATGGCAACGCCGATGACCTGAACTTCCTGCTGGACATCATTGAGAATGATCCTATCCCGCGAGTAAG GGTCTCCCTGTTGCGAATGCTGACTGACAATCCCCCGTTCAAGAGGAAAGATGATAGCATATTCAATACTGAGGAACTAGTGGAGCGACTGTGGAAACTGATGAA CTCCGGTCTCTCCCATGACTCGTGCATACGATGCGCTGTGGTTGACCTCTACTACGTGCTGTACGGAAGAGGTAGACCGTCTTGTCTGCCTGTGCCTGAT ctggcTGTAGTTGTCAATCTCaaggaaaagaaagcaaagTTAAATGTGCCTCCCCCCAGCCAAGGGATGCCAGACATTTTCATG CCCAAGATGGAACACCACTCATCTGCATCGCTGGGTGTGGAACTCCTCGCCGAGGCTGCGTTGACCGCGAGCGAACAGTTGCAGACGGAAGTTGTAGTCATGGGAGAAGAAGAGATCATGGTCGAGGAAGAGCACTCTCCAACCCAGATGTCCACACAACCCCTAGAGGTGGGCAGCGTGCCGGGGTTCCAGCCCATAGCTTATATGACTTCGGAGCCAGGAAAG GAAACAATAATACCGTTGCCTCAGCCTGTCATGGCGGGCGTCGTGCATCATGGAGAGGCATCGAGGAGCAGCGTGGAATCCGGACCGGTCGTCGTCACAGCACCTCCTCCTGTGCAGCCTCCCGACATCAACTACTCCGACGACTCCCAGTCTAAGTCTCTTCCCGGGATAGCCG GAACGTCGATGCATCAGCCTACTGGCTTCGACTCGAGCATGTTCAGAAAGTCAGATTCACAGTCGCCCGACATCCCGCAGAGCATTCCTGCAGGGCTTGCATTGAACCCGTCAGCATCATTCGTGCGGCCTTCGGTGGAGGGAGAAGACCTCAGCTCCAAGCTTCACaaagacaagaagaagaaaaagaagaacaagaagcACAAGCATAAACACAAGCACAAGCATGACAAGTTGTTGGATAAAGAGCGATTCTACAGTTCAGGGGGAAGCACAAATCAGTCCCCAGCCACATTTAGTGGTGGAAGTCCTCAGCATGAGATAATTTGA
- the LOC135399084 gene encoding ribonucleases P/MRP protein subunit POP1-like, whose translation MGDPTEYYAKCAEVVAGESSNKSDPVENGHDLAGVQLSRKRPPSDDDTHGPVKSNKIEDSPLFAGMRFPHDVPLLKLLNSRADEIADIVKNVEQKHPKLISQQLPRHMRRRAVSHDKRRLPKRLKDKLGFEPAPPKGKRPSRKHRRRPRNLLAEYARRSRKHVWLETHIWHAKRFKMAEMWGYKIPVHPYDKGIRAAYRGAAHHVLLHDLSFYNCVELIGKQEDLLEKLSLVTSSNTGLTFKAKVYVSGKEEGSTVLYSKSSYPFGAIGKVKFMWRPLASNQRTESHNRQLWIWVHPSIHAQVTEEFIGLFELKKVESADADHCGSTDGAKADTTTDHFERTVLYAGERVSMILLKDNLVRFSLTGPLARAVLTAAFTPSTVGGVECVNEKCWWKTYYREEGKGAQDKLWDQIRTKELRESSLPQRCILGQVVRDPRLLLPKTRTKVDDESTEEQSTRRHTPYELDPSLSDSPIWNPAVRDEVTLSKVSECQLNFLRSQNTLPGTPIELGDKESRVPILAIRKAGSKDRGFGQGWDVILPSGWARPFWIALIYRGARAAGLRELRSMTLQMGELCFPFEHPDTKATRSFEEENRKELMAKHYRYPPDKRPSFQKLGVLCPYFFPWTQLLREWSTTLPPQLTSGGTGDSFFVINDRRILRAIGCTFDKLSAKNPPCIRTALENVCTMAKTSNLNLAQSLVAVHLRSTGKGVPKRFDFICIPTENDNDKQIPFEKLHRVAKQPKKDKKAPKPTQEELLRRPEVNGVVDHCSRKLLGFVVNGDHCFSTARGHAVGYCALAALFSLAEEAVKSKTGPVVLYRHQHSQQYRFARLGILGV comes from the exons ATGGGAGACCCGACAGAGTATTATGCAAAGTGCGCGGAAGTGGTAGCAGGAGAAAGCTCAAATAAAAGTGATCCCGTCGAAAATGGTCATGACCTCGCCGGTGTTCAACTGTCTCGAAAG CGCCCTCCATCGGATGACGATACCCATGGCCCAGTGAAGTCTAATAAGATTGAAGACTCACCGCTTTTCGCCGGCATGAGGTTCCCTCATG ACGTGCCGTTGTTGAAGCTGCTGAACTCTCGAGCTGACGAAATAGCAGACATAGTAAAGAACGTGGAACAGAAGCATCCGAAGCTCATATCGCAGCAACTGCCGCGGCATATGAGAAGACGTGCAGTGAGCCACGACAAGCGTAGACTGCCGAAACGTCTCAAAGACAAGTTGGGCTTCGAG CCTGCACCGCCAAAGGGCAAACGACCCAGCAGGAAGCACAGGAGACGACCTCGGAACCTGTTGGCTGAATACGCCCGCAGGAGTCGTAAGCACGTCTGGCTGGAAACCCACATCTGGCATGCCAAGCGGTTCAAGATGGCAGAAATGTGGGGATACAAGATACCGGTGCACCCCTATGACAAGGGAATCAGGGCAGCTTATCGTGGTGCTGCTCATCATGTTTTACTTCAC GACTTGTCGTTCTACAACTGCGTAGAATTAATTGGAAAACAGGAAGATCTCTTAGAAAAGCTCTCTCTCGTAACTTCATCGAACACAG GTCTGACTTTTAAGGCAAAGGTCTACGTTTCGGGAAAGGAAGAAGGTTCGACCGTGCTCTACAGTAAGTCCAGCTACCCGTTTGGAGCAATTGGAAAAGTTAAGTTCATGTGGAGACCTCTTGCGAGCAACCAGAGAACAGAGTCCCATAATCGACAGCTTTGGATTTGGGTCCATCCATCGATACATGCTCAAGTCACGGAAGAATTTATCGGGTTGTTCGAACTTAAGAAAGTCGAATCTGCGGATGCGGACCACTGTGGTTCTACAGATGGGGCAAAAGCTGACACCACAACGGACCACTTCGAACGAACCGTCCTCTACGCTGGCGAAAGGGTCTCGATGATTCTTCTCAAAGACAATCTGGTCCGATTTTCACTTACCGGACCGCTAGCCAGAGCAGTGTTGACAGCGGCGTTCACACCTTCGACAGTGGGTGGGGTGGAATGCGTAAATGAAAAGTGTTGGTGGAAGACTTATTATCGGGAGGAAGGAAAGGGTGCTCAAGACAAGCTTTGGGATCAAATCAGGACCAAGGAGCTGCGGGAAAGCAGTCTTCCGCAAAGGTGCATCTTGGGTCAGGTCGTGCGGGATCCTCGGCTGCTGTTGCCGAAGACACGGACTAAAGTGGATGACGAGT CCACCGAGGAACAGTCCACAAGACGACACACTCCCTACGAGCTGGACCCTTCCTTGAGTGATTCTCCCATTTGGAACCCAGCGGTTCGAGACGAAGTCACTCTTTCGAAGGTGTCAGAGTGTCAGCTCAACTTCCTGCGTTCGCAGAACACCCTTCCCG GTACACCGATAGAGCTGGGAGACAAGGAGTCACGTGTTCCCATTCTCGCGATACGCAAAGCAGGGTCAAAAGATAGAG GCTTCGGGCAAGGTTGGGACGTCATCCTTCCATCAGGGTGGGCAAGACCCTTCTGGATCGCATTAATCTACAGGGGAGCACGTGCAGCTGGTCTGCGTGAATTGCGCAGCATGACGCTGCAAATGGGAGAACTCTGCTTTCCATTCGAGCACCCCGACACTAAAGCAACGCGGAGCTTCGAGGAGGAGAACAGGAAGGAGCTGATGGCGAAACACTATCG GTACCCACCGGACAAGCGCCCCTCTTTCCAGAAGCTCGGAGTACTCTGCCCCTACTTCTTCCCTTGGACCCAACTTCTTCGTGAGTGGTCTACCACACTTCCACCTCAGCTTACGAGTGGTGGTACTGGAGATAGCTTCTTTGTGATCAACGATCGTCGGATACTACGAGCAATCGGCTGCACTTTTGACAAACTGTCAGCAAAGAACCCACCTTGCATCCGCACAGCTTTAGAGAACGTGTGCACGATGGCAAAAACATCAAATCTGAACCTCGCACAGTCCCTCGTGGCAGTGCACCTTCGGAGCACGGGTAAAGGTGTCCCGAAACGGTTCGATTTCATCTGCATTCCCACCGAAAACGACAACGATAAGCAAATCCCATTCGAGAAACTGCACAGGGTTGCGAAGCAGCCCAAAAAGGACAAGAAAGCGCCAAAGCCGACGCAGGAGGAACTGTTGCGCAGACCCGAAGTGAACGGCGTAGTCGACCATTGCTCGCGTAAGCTGCTCGGATTCGTCGTGAACGGAGACCACTGTTTCTCGACCGCGCGTGGACACGCGGTGGGATACTGCGCGCTCGCGGCACTCTTCTCGCTAGCGGAAGAGGCTGTCAAATCCAAGACTGGACCCGTGGTTTTGTACAGGCATCAGCATTCTCAACAGTACAGATTCGCTAGACTTGGGATCCTGGGCGTGTGA